In Mucilaginibacter auburnensis, the genomic stretch AACATGGCGTGTTCACCAATAGCCCAGGTCTGTTAACTAACGATTACTTTGTGAATTTACTGGATATGGGCACAGCGTGGAAAGCTACATCGCCAGACAGAGAAACATATGAAGGAACAGACCGCGCTACCGGCCAGGCAAAATGGACGGGTACCCGTGCCGATCTGGTATTTGGCTCAAATGCCGAACTGCGTGCCATTGCCGAAGTTTATGCGAGTTCCGATGCGCATGATAAGTTTATAAAAGACTTTGTTGCCGCTTGGAACAAGGTAATGAATCTGGACAGGTTTGATTTAAAGAAGTAAGTTCGATCAATAGCGATGGGTGTTAAATCCCATCGCTATTTTTTTAAACTTTTAACATTCCTCTAAAACCCCTGGCAGCATAGTAAGATTCAGCGCCGTTATGGTAAGTGAACACGGTGTCATACCTGCGGTCGCAAAAAATGGAACCGCCTAATTTACGTATGTTATCGGGGGTTTTTACCCAGCTGGATGTTTTGAGATCGAATTTACCTAAAGTTTGCAGGTGCCGATACTGGTCTTCATTTAATAATTCAATACCAATTTCATTGGCCATATCAACAGCGCTGCTGGCAGGTTTGTATTCTTTACGGAAATTTAATGCCTCCCTGTCATAGCACAAACTACGGCGTCCTTTTGGACTTTCAGCAGCACAATCAACAAAAATTAAGTCAGAAGATACTTCATCAAACTTTACTACATCCGGCTCGCCACCTGTTACTTCCATTTCGTTCAATACCCACAGCATTTCAGGACTGGCTTGCAGCTTTTGTTCAACCTCAGGCCAACTCATGCCGTCATGACGTTCGTTGTGCTTTTCAAATCGCACTCTCAATATTTTGATCAATTCTGCGCTTTGGGGCGGGGTAAGTGTTTTTGTCTTATCCATTGTATTTTATTGTTTAGATGCTGCAAGTGTTTTAGCCAGTTGCATAGCTTTTGCCATGTCGGCAATGCCATAGCCTAAAGGTATAGCTGGTTGATCAGCTATACTTCCCGACTTTCTAATTACGTCGATAATATCTTTGTTAGTAAGTTTAGGATAGGCCTGCCACAAGCAGGCAGCCAAGCCGCAAATAATAGGGCTTGAATATGATGTTCCGTTGCGTGCCTCGCTAATGCCACTTGTGTTAATTACACTTGCACCTCCACCCATAGCTAATACGTCTGGTTTTATTCTTCCGTCAGCAGTCATTCCCCATGCTGTAAATTCATCTAAATTTAGCTTAACGTTTACCGACCCAACGGTTAGTACATTTGGTGAATCGGCCGGTGTGCCAACCCATCTTCGGTTATTGCCCGCGCAGTTTACAATTAAAATGCCCTTGGCAGCCGCCACATTTGCACCCCGTGAAGCAAATGCCGTTTTTCCGTCCATATCTTCCGATTTGTATCTTGCTGATACCAGGGAATACTCATCAGTGTAACTCAATGAAGAGTTAATAATATCAACCCCCACACTATCAGCATACTCGGCAGCACTTACCCAATAGTCTTCTTCAACAGGGTATTCTGTTGACTCGTCTTCCGTTCTAAATAGCCAATAGTTAGCTTCAGGTGCAGTGCCTACATATTTGCCGGGCATATTTACCGCCATGCATGATGTTACCCAAATGCCGTGGCTATCAATAGCGTAAGGGTCGTCATTTTCATAAACAAATGATTTTGCCCCTTTTATATTAACATTGCTAAATGCAGCATTAGTTTTTAAATTAACAAATCCTGCATCAATTACCGCTATGTCAATTCCCGCACCTTTAAAACCATTCTGATGAAGTACCTGACCGTTGTTTACAGTGATATTTTTTTCAGATGCACCGTATGATATGTTGTTGGTTCCTGTAGCATTGGTGCCAGTTTGAGGAATATCTGAATATTTTGTGTTTGATGGCGATGTTCTGTTTCCCACCCATACTAACACTACGTCTTTAACAAATGGTAACGCTTTGTATTTATCTATCAAAAACTCGTCTGAGCAATTAACCACAACAGTATTAAGCCATTTGCTTTTAGCTACAATAGTTCCGCCTGTTTGTTCAATCGCTTTGATGTATTCCGTAGATATCGGCAGGTCACTTGCATCAATAGGAATATGATATTTAACACGCCTTTGTATGGCCCTTGCAGATAAAAAGGCGTCAGGTTGATTGAGTGATAGATTTGTAGTGCCCTTGTCTTTTAATATTATCCGATATTTATAGTCATTTGCGTCAGTAACTAAAACCTTGCATTTTGCACTTCCTTTTCCGTTAACAAGGGTAGCTGTTACAAAGGTTTCGCCCGCACCTTCCGCCCATACAATCCCCTCGTTGGTTACGCGAGCAATACGAGGATTGTCTGATAGCCAGGTTATTTCAGAAGATTCGCCATCCGGTAAATTTTCAATGTTTACAGTTAAACGCTTGCCTAAATATGCCTGGTCTTTTTTAAGCGTTACAGCCGTTGGCGTAATTGTTATAGAAACAGGCTTTTGAACAGTTTGAGGCTCTTTTTTACAAGCGTCGAAAAACAAGCAAGCCACAGAGCAAAAAAGGTA encodes the following:
- a CDS encoding S8 family serine peptidase; translated protein: MKHKFLFYLFCSVACLFFDACKKEPQTVQKPVSITITPTAVTLKKDQAYLGKRLTVNIENLPDGESSEITWLSDNPRIARVTNEGIVWAEGAGETFVTATLVNGKGSAKCKVLVTDANDYKYRIILKDKGTTNLSLNQPDAFLSARAIQRRVKYHIPIDASDLPISTEYIKAIEQTGGTIVAKSKWLNTVVVNCSDEFLIDKYKALPFVKDVVLVWVGNRTSPSNTKYSDIPQTGTNATGTNNISYGASEKNITVNNGQVLHQNGFKGAGIDIAVIDAGFVNLKTNAAFSNVNIKGAKSFVYENDDPYAIDSHGIWVTSCMAVNMPGKYVGTAPEANYWLFRTEDESTEYPVEEDYWVSAAEYADSVGVDIINSSLSYTDEYSLVSARYKSEDMDGKTAFASRGANVAAAKGILIVNCAGNNRRWVGTPADSPNVLTVGSVNVKLNLDEFTAWGMTADGRIKPDVLAMGGGASVINTSGISEARNGTSYSSPIICGLAACLWQAYPKLTNKDIIDVIRKSGSIADQPAIPLGYGIADMAKAMQLAKTLAASKQ
- a CDS encoding DUF4256 domain-containing protein — translated: MDKTKTLTPPQSAELIKILRVRFEKHNERHDGMSWPEVEQKLQASPEMLWVLNEMEVTGGEPDVVKFDEVSSDLIFVDCAAESPKGRRSLCYDREALNFRKEYKPASSAVDMANEIGIELLNEDQYRHLQTLGKFDLKTSSWVKTPDNIRKLGGSIFCDRRYDTVFTYHNGAESYYAARGFRGMLKV